AACATGCATTAGGCAATCTGTTTATCATCGTTCATCgttcatcgtttttttttactataggtaTCCGCTATCCGCCGTTGTGGTTAATGACGTAATGTCACCACGCCACTCGCCACTAGTAATGCAGCGCGGTCTCGTTTCAGTACAGTAGTAGGTAAATGATGTAAATACTCTGTAAAACAGACTAGATTTTAACATCTAGCTGTATGGCGGACCCATGCAAGATAAAAGTAGCAGTGAAATTTGGATGGTGTTAGAAAATagaatttaagtaattttttttacattcactgccagcgcgagctacgcactacgagcgtagccgatataACGTATTTCCGCTTTGTAGCggaaagcgcctacgaacagagaacccgcctaacGGGTCGCTGGCCTGGCTGTGAATGTGTTAAGAAAAGTGTTGAAAAGTTATTGATACAAAACTCAAATAAGAGGTATAATAGAATTTATTAAGAATTTATAATATACACATTTAGAATgataagtaagtattatttagGTAATAGTGTTTTGGTTTAAACTCTCATACGGTCGGACAGGACCCTCACTATGGAGCCAGTGCCACCCACATTGTAAACTTTCTCATGCCATAGGAGCAGATGCCCGCTAGATCCCTCAGATGGGTACTCGAAGCCCCTGTAGATGTATTTCATCAGTATGTCGATGTCGTCCTGGGAGAGGCTTGCTACGGCGTCTTCAATTTGTGCAGATTTCATGGCGAGCAACACTTTTAATGTGAGTGTAAGGGCATTGTCCTGTAACATACAAACAGAAACATTACAATTATGTATTAGTTTTAGTGGACAGTTCAGGAAGTAGGTAATTTCAAATAATAAGTTACTAATATCTGGTACAAATAGTGTCGTTGGATAGTCCTCttccttttagggttccgtacctaaagggtaaaaaagggaccctattactaagacttttttgcgtaatggtacggaaccctttgtgcgcgagtccgagtcgcacttggtcggtttttttaacaTGTTCCTATCAATGTGACAtattttatgtagtttttgCAAAAACAGACTGGAGTTTTACTCACCTTTACTTGTTGATTGGAAGATCCTAATGGTGCATTGTCCAAAACTGTTTTGAGTGCTTCATTGTATTTTCCTGTATATTATGAGTTAtggaatacattttttgatatgatTGTAAATTAACATAATATCTATTATTATGTCAGTTCTCTAACCCCTATTTACTCTATTTTATGAATTAATCCATATTATAGGGCTATATAATCACAACACATTTTTGTTTTGCTTCTACTAAACATTTTTGCTACATACCGGGAAACCCATGTTATGGTATGGTGTATGGTATGTATCTATGATGTAGCACTATGGTCATAGCACAgcgtttaataaattaaaaatatgcgGCCATAAATGAATTGCTATGGAACTGTACGCCTAAATGCTGAAACCTACCATGAACAAAACGGTTTAAGTGGAACTATTGTAAACTATTGAGAGTATAGGGGTCCAGGCAGGAGGAGTAAGGCAAACAGCGGTCAGTcttataatgaatatttattgtaataacttGTCGCCTTATATAGTATTTccatggtgaattctaccttcaagtcgacggcgtggccatggggtctccggtgtctccagtagtcgctgacatctttatggaggacttcgaggagagggcactctcattggctcctgtgcgaccgaagatatttaaaagatacgtagatgacacttttactatacttccaaaaagtagtgtttcaactttcttggatcacctaaattccatccatagcaaaataaaatttactatggagttgaaaaaagactgttctctccccttcttagatgtattggtaaagagaaatcctgataacaccctaggtcgcactgtgtataggaaacctactcatactgataggtacttaaatggcaaatcgcatcaccatcccagtcaacttgttacagtcagggaccggcccgctatcccttatcggggttttataagggtattgcataaggcttaactcaccataccttttgccagacgaaaccctttgttttggttttaaaaacccttatataaagctaccacatttgagtaatcggtagcccaaatacccttacaaaacccttatcatccgctcaccaacaccttgcatattgcttataagggttagccttataaagggcttcccttttagcatataagcatgctaatttaagtcgtctaccttgttcataaagcacacattacttcgaatccgagcgatcgtcggcggcgacggcggcgttctttgataggcaagtattttctttccttttcatacactaccgtagatatatactaatgctgtctctttcacgcaaagggaaacctttataaaaagcgcttaaagataagggtaacccttattaagagctagccttgcttttggttagcttttcggtaagggttagtcaaaggtaagggtatgaatgggcttgcagctcaaaagggaaagtctttcaatgtgttagccgtgtttaagtgtcgcccattgaaagggttgtatcgcggaaagggttgtccggtccctggttacagtaggcaaatctttgtttcagagagcccagaggatatgtgatgaccagcatctggccgcggagctccagcatgccaggcgcgcgctccgggaagatggcttttctctaccaccagcttgggatcctgtagtccatctgataaaggagcaagcgagacatagactgtgagaccttagtgttggatgatgctggacattctgatgttttgaaaagatgtgtcccgccgagtttgttgccggtcccatattgggataccctcctacaatttaggagggaattaaatcttctcgggtccgtggtgtagggttggagccggcgtagtttttatcgcgtatatatatatatctttacttgaaaataattgtagtgtataactagccttatgaaccgattttgcatgtacaaccagccttaaagtttgtagtctatgattgttcattattttagtatgtgggtatttttgcactttgtaatttttcctcagtcacccgttgaccacgaacgctgtaaagggttcgaaacgtcgggatgtattataaattcaatatacgcgatataatccgttttcatagttttattttactttatttttaattttctcattaaccccccaaaagtggcccccatgtttaaaattcatttgtttacgttacatgtccgtctttgggtcacaaacttacatatgtataccaaatttcaacttaattggtccagtagtttcagagaaaataggctgtgacagacggacagacagacagacgcacgagtgatcctataagggtttcgttttttccttttgaggtacggaaccctaaaaacaataaccaaataaatatttttcttttacagtgaaacatttttttataacaaaaaaacttctgTAAATTTAAGTCTGTGGAGATGTGTTTTGACAAGAACTAAGGGCTAAGTGCTTTATAGGCGAGGCCGAAGGCTGCTCCGCATAGCGCCGAAGGCCCAGAGCTTTAGATAGCGGTCATTTTCCAATGGTGGAACTACGAGGGAGCAGAGCTTGGAATTGGAACAATGACCGGAAGAGCCCCGCATAAGGCCAAAGGCCCAGACCGTTCTTTTGCAGCGCGCTTACATGCTAAGATCGCTAGGTCAATCTGCAGGAGAAAGAAATTTGGAATTGGCTCCCAAGCTGCTCGACCTTCGACGTTGCTCGAAAGCGTGTCTGCTGGGATGCTTCGGGTCTTCGACCTTACGTAGTTAACTTTTTATAAAACTTTGATAACTGTGTCGTATGATCGCGGCACAGCAACTTGGTCTTTGGCCTTTGGCAACATATTTCAGACTTTCGGCCTTACGTGGAGCGCGCCTTTGCGCCTCCTTTTTTCAGGCCTTGAAACTGAAAATTACCATGCTTGTTGTCTGCCAGTTTGCTTTTTAACACAACACCTGCGGCCTTTCGTCTTTGTATCAACGGCCTTTCGTCTTTGTATCAACTAACTATTGTCGTCACCGAACCCAGATGATGGCTCAAACTAGAGCATAGCTGTTTTGTTTTTCCCGCCaaaagcgaaaaaaaatcatcatccgAAAAGAAACCAAGAGAGAACCGAGAGAGAAATTCGATAGCGTTGACTTTCTCTGTCGTTTGAATAGCAACCGTAGCGACAGCGATAGAGATAGAGACATAGGTATTTAACGCACACAAATTTGTGTGCGCGTTGCATTAAATGTGTTTGTGTGGCTTGTTGGAGTGTTGAACAGATTTTTCAGAACAGAAATTTATATAACTTAgtcacggcggcggcggcggcgcggccacAATGACTGGCGTACCACACCTCTAGTAGGTACAAAATTGTTGGtttattataaatcataaaACACTTATTTCCATTTCCATTATGGAAAATTAGGGTTGAGCATGCATGTATGTCAATTTATATTTACCAATTTTGTTTTCTAATAGTGCAGAATAGTTGCGTTATATTAAGTTTTTTGCTGCTGCGCCACGCACATGTGACCGATTTTAGTATGCAAGTTACTAGTGTGGCGTTCAATGTGTTAATGAATAgaatgcatatatttttttcatatttttctgACATCATCTTATGccttgctgctgctgctgctgtcaaaattataataaaatatacatttccaAGTCATTAATAAAAgggaaaatattgttttttaacaACTAAACATTTACTAAAACCATGGTTTAAGAACCAAATAGTGGCAggtaatgtataaaaaaaaattcagtgtGCGGGTAATTTAGTCTACTTTTTTTTAGGCTTCCAGATTTTTAAGTTTATGGCGGTTGATGTCCCATTCTTcaaacttttttataaataatatatgatacaagttaatataattaaaaaattaaataatataatacatatgaataaatatggattaatgaatgaatagtatttatttcaggacagGTCCCATattgtgacatacaattacaattaaatatatcaacaaataaagttaggtacataatatagacAAGtcaaccttaaaaaaaaaaagtagggttttgattatttttatatgaaagtTGCGCTGGCATTTACCTATTTCTATTTCTGATTGAGTAGATGCCATAATAACTTTTTAACTTGAACCCAAAATGCAACTTAATAACTATGTATTAGAATAACTAACAccgaaaaacaaaaattttgctgcACCCTACTCAACATAGAACTTGAGTAAATTAAACTAAGGATGTAATTATTTAATGGGGCGTAAAATTGATTCTATTTGTaagcttttgtttttaaaatcatattaaaatcgTATGTTTGAATAAGCATAAGGAAATATATATctaataaatgatgatgattcatAAACACTTCAGAGGCAATGATAAACAAACGGAAGCTACATGGACACGCGTCGCAATACTACTTTCTTCTTGTGAAACTCGTTGTCATGCAACAATTGCGGTATTTGAAAAGGATATTGATTCAATAATGCACAGACTTCCCCTTCATCGGGGCCGGCGGGCATAGCTTGCTCGGCCTCATCCTCTTTGAAGTTGTCTTCATTGTATTGATCGATGTCTATTTTTCGGAAAGCTGAACTAGAGGTATTTTTAGCCATGTTTCCTCTTCTCTTACACTTCAAGcaacaattataataaaactgATAGGCACAGTATAAACTTCACTTAGTTTAGCACCCtgcccaaataataattaatatagtaCAGTCAAGTCAAGTGAAAAACTGGTGAATACGTCAGATGTCATATAGAGATGGTCAACTCGGTTTGCCAACCCGGTTCAAACCGAGTTAGGCTCAACTCGGGCCGACCCGGTTTGTTAGTTCGCCAACCCGATTCGAACGAGCAGACGGAACGCAACCGATCCAACGTACCGATCGACTCCACTCGAAATTCCCAACAGCGGGCCGGGCGAACGAAACCGAACTGACTTCAACTgaaatagcggaagccgctcgaccccaatttcaaaggaataccgcaaatcgatgtacaggttagccgtttggcacacacatactagaggccaaaacaaaatttttgatccgcagttcctaaaaaaatttcgctgcgggggagtggtaaaacattattttttttgtatggaaaatttttttttttccaaaacctatcgtgtggtatcatacgaaagggctttttgaggcgattctaaaaacatattacatcattacatttcgggcattttttttaaattaaaacaaaaagaattttcgaaacataccaagtttgggctcctccagacacgatatggctgattttttttttgtacaatataccacaaatgatatgtgatatcctcatgtctaactccaagaaagcaattttgaaagtCCACTTCAGTccagtcgcacttggccggtttttttttcactcaAGCCGCGTATTCGCGTCTAACGACAATCCCAAAGTAAACAAGTAGTACCTAAGTAAAGTCGCgatctaaattttaaactaattttattacgttttgatcggtataaaacaataatattgtcttcggctaccgcgatagttactcatgaaataaaactatgaaaacggattatatcgcgtatattgaatttataatacatcccgacgtttcgaaccctttacagcgttcgtggtcaacgggtgactgaggaaaaattacaaagtgcaaaaatacccacatactaaaaataatgaacaatcatagactataaactttaaggctggttgtacatgcaaaatcggttcataaggctagttatacactacaattattttcaagtaaagatatatatactaCCTAGatttctactacctgaaggttgtctggaagagatcgcttttaagcgataagaccgcctgttgctgcttagttttttatgttaatttgctgtatttaatcatgtttcattgtgcacaataaagaatattattattattctctttatttattctttttcttatgataggttttttataatatgcatataaaagtaaaatataaaaacacttacaaaacaatacaaaatacatataaacaaattttaaaaaacctaacctagggtgccgccagcagcggggcagggcccaagctgccggtggtcagggccgcagagagaggaaccggcggactatccgcgccgtgtccaagatcaccgccttctgcatctgacccttgatccaaccacctagcgagagtctctcaaggtgttggtcgagactcttcgctatgagaccgttcgctgaaacgactatcgggacaatgatcgtcgaatcaacatcccacatggcggttatctcgtgagccaagtctaggtacttactggacttgtccttctcggctttcacgagattctcatcatgggggatggtgatgtcgacgagcacggcccggcgctgcgatcgatctattatcacaatgtcaggcttattggctacaatagtcctgtcagtgatgatagatcgatcccaatagagcgtggcacgaccattctcgagaactggcacaggtaaatacttgtagtacggtacttcgcagtccacaaggccgtatagaagagcaagctgctggtgaataatcctggctac
This DNA window, taken from Cydia strobilella chromosome 4, ilCydStro3.1, whole genome shotgun sequence, encodes the following:
- the LOC134741152 gene encoding actin-related protein 2/3 complex subunit 5-B; amino-acid sequence: MAKNTSSSAFRKIDIDQYNEDNFKEDEAEQAMPAGPDEGEVCALLNQGKYNEALKTVLDNAPLGSSNQQVKDNALTLTLKVLLAMKSAQIEDAVASLSQDDIDILMKYIYRGFEYPSEGSSGHLLLWHEKVYNVGGTGSIVRVLSDRMRV